From Micromonospora rhizosphaerae, the proteins below share one genomic window:
- a CDS encoding DUF742 domain-containing protein → MRAESPGPQHEWLDAAAGPVVRPYTLTGGRVRPAVEGFDVVAFVLAEPAADPTGQPGLQPEHRRLVELARRPVAVADLAADLDLAVGVVHVLLGDLLARRLVAVHEPPAAAHLPADNILKAVVSGLRAL, encoded by the coding sequence ATGCGGGCTGAGTCGCCCGGGCCGCAGCACGAGTGGCTGGACGCCGCCGCCGGCCCGGTCGTCCGTCCGTACACCCTCACCGGCGGTCGGGTCCGGCCCGCGGTCGAGGGCTTCGACGTGGTCGCGTTCGTGCTGGCCGAGCCGGCGGCCGACCCCACCGGCCAGCCCGGGCTGCAGCCGGAGCACCGGCGCCTGGTCGAGCTGGCCCGGCGGCCGGTCGCGGTCGCCGACCTCGCCGCGGATCTGGATCTCGCGGTCGGCGTGGTCCACGTGCTGCTCGGCGACCTCCTCGCCCGGCGGCTCGTCGCGGTGCACGAGCCACCGGCCGCCGCACATCTGCCCGCCGACAACATCCTCAAGGCGGTGGTCAGTGGACTCCGTGCGCTATGA
- a CDS encoding roadblock/LC7 domain-containing protein — protein MVHTTRQNADLDWLLDELVEQVPAARQAVMLSADGLLLGASAELSRSDAEHLCALASGFSSLAKGATRHLAAGPVRQTVVEMESAYLFVTAAGQGACLAVVSDADADIGLVAYEMAMLVIRVGENLTAPARTASGAADAG, from the coding sequence GTGGTGCACACGACGAGGCAGAACGCCGATCTCGACTGGTTGCTCGACGAGCTGGTTGAGCAGGTGCCGGCCGCGCGCCAGGCGGTGATGCTGTCGGCGGACGGGCTCCTGCTCGGGGCCTCCGCCGAGCTGAGCCGCAGCGACGCGGAGCACCTCTGCGCGCTGGCCTCCGGCTTCTCGAGCCTGGCCAAGGGGGCCACCCGACACCTCGCGGCCGGCCCGGTCCGGCAGACCGTGGTGGAGATGGAGTCCGCGTACCTCTTCGTCACCGCCGCCGGGCAGGGCGCCTGCCTGGCGGTGGTGAGCGACGCGGACGCGGACATCGGCCTGGTGGCGTACGAGATGGCGATGCTGGTGATCCGGGTCGGTGAGAACCTGACCGCCCCGGCCCGGACGGCGTCGGGTGCCGCCGATGCGGGCTGA
- a CDS encoding sensor histidine kinase yields the protein MNTRDWPIRAKLTALVIGPVTALLALWIFATTLTFGPALDLLAARTLLYDLGRPGQTVVTELQRERRLSVIQLAGDTELPALAEQRLRTDRAVAELRRRVGGDDLRDAATDLLDTRLDQLVTALDALPAGRGFIDRRQVDRAGALGLYSGMISSAFQAFSAMAMLPDEDLNREARALTALGRSRELLGQTDALLTGALTAGRFAEGEHAQLVQTINNQRFLVESAVAELPAADRTAYQQLTEGESFVRLRALQETLIRADGLPPGLDVRAWETSQADVQQSLRDFELKQADGLAERSVPMAVGILVRLAAAGLFGLLAIVVCVLVALRVGRSLSGRLTGVRTAAQEMAEHRLPDVVARLRRGEDVDVAREAPELDHGGDEIGQVGRAFNEVRRTAVQAAVDEVVLRRGLNEVFLNIARRSQGLVHRQLALLDRLERRTEDPDELGGLFQVDHLATRLRRHAEDLVILAGAAPGRGWRNPVAAVDVIRGAISEVESYDRVDIGAVQPAGVLGRAVGDVIHLLAELIENATVFSAPGTRVEVAGQAVPNGYAVEITDRGLGMPPQAIEEANGKLARSPEFDPADSARLGHFVVARLAARHGVRVQLRSANPGGITAVVLIPADLITDEPAVGAARPDAGAASTTDDRRMARVTRLGTLPRPRTTRPTRERPESATPPAPFAAGRGSSVEAAPDGDGLPRRVRRRGPAARPRPPVADAPAHRPPEEVRRTMSALQAGTARGRRDGAGAAATPTAPAAPEPATEPTPSEPAVTPEPRTGTERDA from the coding sequence ATGAACACCCGTGACTGGCCGATTCGCGCCAAGCTGACCGCGCTGGTCATCGGCCCGGTGACCGCGCTGCTGGCGCTCTGGATCTTCGCCACCACGCTCACCTTCGGTCCCGCGCTCGACCTGCTCGCCGCGCGGACCCTGCTCTACGACCTCGGCCGCCCCGGCCAGACGGTCGTCACCGAGCTGCAGCGGGAACGCCGCCTCTCGGTGATCCAGCTCGCCGGCGACACCGAGCTGCCGGCGCTGGCCGAGCAGCGGCTGCGGACCGACCGGGCGGTCGCCGAGCTGCGTCGCCGGGTCGGCGGGGATGACCTGCGCGACGCCGCCACCGACCTGCTCGACACCCGGCTCGACCAGCTGGTCACCGCGCTGGACGCGCTGCCCGCCGGCCGCGGCTTCATCGACCGGAGGCAGGTGGACCGGGCCGGGGCGCTCGGCCTCTACAGCGGGATGATCTCCTCGGCCTTCCAGGCCTTCTCCGCCATGGCCATGCTGCCCGACGAGGACCTCAACCGGGAGGCGCGCGCGCTCACCGCGCTCGGCCGGTCCCGCGAGCTGCTCGGCCAGACCGACGCGCTGCTCACCGGCGCGCTGACCGCCGGCCGGTTCGCCGAGGGCGAGCACGCCCAGCTCGTACAGACCATCAACAATCAGCGTTTCCTGGTCGAGTCCGCGGTGGCCGAACTGCCCGCCGCGGACCGCACCGCGTACCAGCAGCTGACCGAGGGAGAGTCCTTTGTGCGGCTGCGCGCCCTGCAGGAGACCCTGATCCGCGCCGACGGCCTGCCGCCCGGGCTCGACGTGCGTGCCTGGGAGACCAGCCAGGCCGACGTGCAGCAGAGCCTGCGGGACTTCGAGCTGAAGCAGGCCGACGGACTGGCCGAACGCTCGGTGCCGATGGCGGTCGGCATCCTGGTCCGACTCGCCGCCGCCGGGCTGTTCGGCCTGCTCGCCATCGTGGTCTGCGTCCTGGTGGCGCTGCGGGTCGGCCGTTCGCTGTCCGGGCGGTTGACCGGCGTCCGCACCGCCGCGCAGGAGATGGCCGAGCACCGGTTGCCCGACGTGGTCGCCCGGCTGCGCCGGGGCGAGGACGTCGACGTCGCCCGGGAGGCGCCCGAGCTGGACCACGGCGGCGACGAGATCGGCCAGGTGGGGCGGGCCTTCAACGAGGTACGGCGGACGGCGGTCCAGGCCGCGGTGGACGAGGTCGTCCTGCGCCGCGGCCTCAACGAGGTCTTCCTCAACATCGCCCGGCGCAGCCAGGGCCTGGTGCACCGGCAGTTGGCGCTGCTCGACCGGCTGGAGCGACGGACCGAGGACCCGGACGAGCTGGGCGGCCTCTTCCAGGTCGACCACCTGGCCACCCGGCTCCGGCGGCACGCCGAGGACCTGGTCATCCTCGCCGGTGCCGCGCCCGGTCGGGGCTGGCGGAACCCGGTCGCCGCGGTCGACGTGATCCGCGGCGCGATCTCCGAGGTGGAGTCGTACGACCGGGTCGACATCGGCGCCGTCCAGCCGGCCGGCGTGCTCGGCCGGGCCGTCGGCGACGTGATCCACCTGCTGGCCGAGCTGATCGAGAACGCCACCGTCTTCTCCGCGCCCGGCACCCGGGTCGAGGTGGCCGGGCAGGCCGTGCCGAACGGCTACGCGGTCGAGATCACCGACCGGGGGCTGGGCATGCCGCCGCAGGCCATCGAGGAGGCCAACGGCAAGCTGGCCCGGTCGCCGGAGTTCGACCCGGCCGACAGCGCCCGGCTCGGGCACTTCGTGGTGGCCCGGCTCGCCGCGCGGCACGGCGTACGGGTCCAGCTCCGGTCGGCCAACCCCGGTGGGATCACGGCGGTGGTGCTCATCCCCGCCGACCTGATCACGGACGAGCCGGCCGTCGGGGCGGCCCGCCCGGACGCCGGGGCGGCGTCGACAACGGACGACCGGCGGATGGCCAGGGTGACCCGGCTCGGCACGCTGCCCCGGCCGCGGACCACCCGACCCACCCGGGAGCGCCCCGAATCGGCCACCCCGCCGGCGCCGTTCGCCGCCGGCCGCGGCTCGTCCGTCGAGGCGGCCCCGGACGGCGACGGACTGCCCCGCCGGGTCCGTCGGCGCGGACCCGCGGCGCGTCCCCGGCCACCGGTCGCCGACGCTCCAGCGCACCGGCCGCCCGAGGAGGTGCGCCGGACGATGTCCGCGCTCCAGGCGGGGACCGCCCGCGGCCGCCGGGATGGTGCCGGGGCGGCGGCCACCCCGACCGCCCCCGCCGCCCCGGAGCCGGCCACCGAACCCACCCCGTCGGAGCCGGCGGTGACTCCCGAACCCCGGACCGGAACTGAGAGGGACGCCTAG